AACATCAAGCTAGACCTAGTAGTGTGACTCAAGAGGATCAAGAGTGTGAAGCAAGAAAATTTGCTCAGCTGAAATAGGCCAGTTTAGCAGCTCGCTAGATCTCACATTTGTATTTTGCTCAATCTCTTGACTCACTCTGTGGAGGTCACCCTGCAATTTATAGATGTCTGCCTGTTTTAAATAGCCCAATTTGGTCCTTGTTGGAAGGACAGATTTCCTTTCACCGTCTGTCACTGATCAGTGTATTTTCTTGTGGCCTGTGTGCTTTAGAGTTTAAAAGGGAATATTTTGTCTAGACAATTTGTCAAGATTTGTCTGTTTTATGCAGTACCATCAGTAAATATCAGCATACAGACCAATCTGAGGATGAGTTTACCAGGGCAACCATAAGTATCCCATTGAACTGTCCAGTGAATGTGGAGCCTAATGTCTTCTTCTTTTGCTCTTTCCAGCTGGTGCTCCCAGAGTATCTCatccatttcttcttctgcgtGATGTTCTTCTGTGCTGCGGAGTGGCTCACCCTCAGTCTCAACATACCACTGCTGGCTTACCATGTCTGGAGGTGAGACGAACTCTTTGATCGGCGAGCTGCGACGAGGAGATTGGTAGCAGGCTCATCTCTCCATGTTTAGTGTGCTACAGTGGTTTTAGATGAGCCAAAGCTAGTTTAAACTGTCCACTAAACATACACATGCTAAAGTGTGGGCATGCACTATAGTAAACTTAAAAAATATTGAACATTAAGAGGTGAAACTTCTGCTGTCCTTCTCATTACACAATGCTTCGTTGATTAAAGAACTTGTTTGCCAAAAAAACTCAGTGTATTCTTTTGACACAACTCacaacaaattaacattttcaaattggCTTATTCTCACgaaaattaactttttaaaatCATCCTCCAGGTATATGAGCAGGCCAGTGATGAGCGGCCCGGGACTCTACGACCCGACAACCATCATGAATGCCGACATCCTGGCGTACTGTCAAAAAGAAGGCTGGTGCAAACTGGCTTTCTACCTCCTGTCGTTCTTCTACTATCTCTACGGGTACGAGAagtgtttgtctttttgtttctctgttcctctgatTTCATGTTTTGGGTCGATGTGTTTGCTAGCAGTTTGAACTCAAAGCAAGTAATCTTTCACTCCTTGTTCCACTTCCTTatcttctgttcttttttttttttttgcaggatgATCTACGTTCTGGTGAGCTCttaggaggagaaggaaaaaaaacaaaggatcTGCATGTACAGTAGACGACCAAACACTATGATCTTAGTGTCTGGTGCTGGAAACTGGACCTGCTGAAGACCACCGTTCAGCAACACGAGAAACCATTTCAACAGGATGAACTCtcgaccccacacacacacacacagtgcagagcGTCATTTTGGAAACATTTAGCCCGTTTTAAGAGAATATCTCGGTCGCAGCGTTCCTCACATAGCTCTATAGTTTAAATTTTATGGAAGAACGACGAGCCTGGACTGACtctaattttttgttttgttttgttttccttttatttttaacGGTGTGGTGATTTTGATGCGTGGgatttaaataaaggttttcaTCTTGTTTCCCAACTTTTGACTGTTTACAAATTAGGTAGACAACGTTATTTTCAGGCGTGCATTATCAGTGAGATTCTAAGCCGTGTGCTTTTAACAGCATTAGCATTTTCTGTGAATTAGACTCCAGGCTTTTAGAGCAAATTTACATATGCCATGTGATTCACTACCGTTAACTAAATCAATAAGGAAAATGTTAACCAGATTTTTGtccccagcccccccccacccccacccccacccagaTGCATAAGGGTCTTTTTAGATGAACATTTGGTTTTGGGACTCAGTAAAGATCATTATCACTTGATGAAACATGTTGCACAGGGACAATCGTCGTCCGGTTGtcacaaaaacaagttttcaaaCTATTTGatactttattttttccagATTTCTTCAGACCCAACCAGCATCACATTCAAATCTTGTAATCCTTGTCATATTTTGCGTTTTGTCTCGATTTAGTTCTTGTACATCCCGAGTAGAAAAAGCGCTGTGTATGTGATCTGTAATTCTCCTTTTAGAAGAAACGCCCTCCAAACTATTGAACCTTTACTAACCGAAAAGGTCGACTCAACAGTACAACGGCAGTGTATTCAGCTTTAGCGGGCGAGAGCACATCGTCATCTTCTGCATTCGAGCTTTGGTAGGAAACAGCTTTTGTGCCATACTGTTGAATATACCTTTTGAATTCCTTGACTGTTTGACATTTTTGTCatcgtttttgttttattttgttaatttggACACCAAATATTCCACTGCGTTAGGAACTCCAGTGTCTATttattgagtgtttttttttttttttttactttttatgtcTTCAGGATGTTAAACACTCCTTGTAGTGTCACTGATCATTTTCTATATCAAATCTGGAAagtgatgttttattttgttcagaGTTCAGGCCATTAGACAAAATTTTTCTGAAATACTAGTGTATTTATTGCCATTTTCATACTTGTAAATTTATCAGGGAAAGGGATGACCATTTGTcacagatctttttttttttaattatttcaatGTATTGCTTAGATCCCACCAAGTCACATCTAGGGAATGACAACTTGAGTTCATATGAATCTGAATAAACCTATCCCACTGTACGTGTCTGTGGACTAGAATTTCATTTTAAGGAAACATTCGTACATGAATTGAAAAACGATATTAAAACCCTTTGTGGCCCAGGTTAGATGTTCTCATGGGAGTAACAGATCCCATGTAATGACTTCCTGTTTAGACAGGAGGAAATCACATTACAAAGCGTTAAAAATGATATTTTCTGACTAAATGCATTCAAAGGGCACAAATTTTCTTGATGCACATCTAAATAAGATCCAAGAGCAGTTatgtgaaacagaaaaaggATCTGATACCAGGGCAGAAAACACCAAGACGAACATCACATTCAAGTACTTCTCAATTACTTTAAAAGGTCTTGTTTGGTATAATTCAGCGattcaaaattggcatgttttgggatACAATATGATATTGGTCAAAGCTAGACTTCATataggtctttttttttttacttgtaaagtcaagaaatcctggtgaaatcattttaaaactgctgttatatcaaaacaaatctccatcacaggggTTTTACTCAATGTGAaggagagagctgaggcatactgatgaatttggtgctttattttaataaaaaaaaatatccaagtaatttcaaaattcattttcagaattttttaaggccttatttttctcaaatccacaaactcaCGGATTCTCAAGGCCTGCTGGAACcctgtgaaataaaaaaaattatatttagcTGATACTCGGGTCCAGACTGACACactgagtgagcaggtaggagttCAGTGTCCTGGACGGGAATTGTGGCTGTTGAGGGGACATGTTGGCCAATTCAGGGATCCGACCTGTGACTTTTTGGTTGCAACCGCTAGGCGACCTCGCCTTCCTGCCAAAAATAGTTAATCAACTGCGATGCTGACCTGAATAAACAGTTTCATGTGACAGTATTGTATTGGTAAGAAGATATGAAACGTTAGACAGTGATACCGGGCGAGAGGGGATGTGGGGGTTACAGATTTAGAGAAAACTGGGCAGCGTTTCAGGAAACAGCTATCAGAGGATATTCACCAAATATCACAAATATCACATTATCGCTAAAATGTTGGAGTTGATGACAGAGAAGCTCCGGTCCAGTTTAATTCACCTTTGAATGCAAGTATTACTTTTCACAATAGAGTACATATACAGCGGGTGGTCTTTTCTTAGCTGACATtcttaatatttttaataaaagccccATTATTTCATaaatagggatgggatgatatgctaaTCTCATGATataattcaatacaaccacgatatgatgtaagaaataaaagatgCACAgtcaacaaagtatgactgttcTTTCTATCagtggcattggctcgctagaatgtaaacaaccatttaaaaatgtcagtacaaagtgcaaataatataatttggatggagagtttatgaaattgtgatggtctcAAGCGTTTGTGAttcctacagcagaataaaatagctaatatcacgattcatttttctgccccacgatacgtattgtcacatttttgcattgcgatatattgaatgtctatatatatcgtcccatccctattcaTGCATGTGATACGATAAATGCAGGAAAATAATTTGAACTGGCTTATAACACAGCAACAATATGTCCTCATgtcttttatttcattataataATGAGGATGACCAAAAAGCAATATATTAGAGTATTCTTTTAAAGTGCAATCATTAGAGAATACAATTATATCACGCATTATCGTAAAAGAAACGCAGACACTCGAGCGAGTTTAAAGAGATCAGTATTTTGCACGCTGCACTTGGCTCatgatttgaaaaaaacaacaacaacaacaacaacaacaacaacaactccaCATGAAGGGCAGCGATCACCGAGACACTGACCGCTCGCGCTCTGTTGAAACCTCTTTGCCGTTTTGGTAGGCTGTGTACTTTTCCCGAAACTCGTGGAGGAAGTTGTATTGCTGTgggaaagtaaaataaaaaaaaggtatcagcaacatgtacagtatgtttaaaACAATGGTCACACACAAAGCAATAATTGGAGAATTCATTGAGATCCAGcagcaataaaaaacacaaatttcaaacaaagaggggaaaaaaaaaacacaaatttcaaacaaagagggggaaaaaaaacacaaatttcaaacaaagagggggaaaaaacatcaataagtggagattgagagaggatgaaaacaaaatcGGTCACCTTCACTGTTTGTATCGCTCCGCCTCCTCGAAGCTCCCTGAGGATCTCGATGGCTTTGTTCGCCGTCATGGAAACagacagctggagcagcaggcAGGCGGCGACTGGACAGGAGAAAACATGGAGGGACGGGGGGgaagatgatgagggcaaaacaaaaccagGAAAGCAGGCCACACTTCATGAAGTATCTAGAAAGGGTGTTCCTGTTGGATcaagaaaaatcacatcccctctaggacagtggttctcaacgtggggcccgtggaccaccaggggtccttgagggcgtTCCGGAGGGTCCCCAGCAGATAATGGATGAATtattcatttacaagaagttaacacagttggagaatgtagaagaatgactgttgtgatcatagtttcactgttatctctcgacctacaatacagatagtcatgggattctggacaaaatcatatctaacaataaaaatattctcagatttgtgtccgggagacaaaatctcatcaaatgggggtccgtggctctaatgtggactaaattaggggttcttgatatgaaaaaggctgagaatcactgatctaggaTGATGTTGAGAAGACAAAAAACCACAGGATCATGTTCAAAATAAATAGACAAGTAGATCATTCTTACTTAATCCAGAGCGTCCCAAGCCTCCGTAACAGCTGAGGGGAGAAAAAAGCATAACATCCAATCAGTGAATAACCGTAAAACTGAAAGTAAAGTGTTCAGTTGTGTATCAGGAGAGAAATGACGTGGGGATAACCTAATTATAGCAGATAGGTATTCTCTAGTGAAGATATACTCCAGCTCTCTAGGACTGCCTGGTGCTCTAATCAGATCTGGGCAATACAGATGCTTAAATAcgtttaaaatattaaaaaaaaaacaaacacaagaagCCTGATTCATAGAAAGTATGACTGCAGATGAACCTTTACTCATCCAGGGGAGGTTTTCTGAGTTTGCATGAGTTTCACATTTCCATACAGTTATACTGGGGTGCGTCCAGTACAACCagtttcctcctgctctccttctctgctggagcagctggggagTTAAGCGCCTCTCTCAAGGGCTTTTCAGCAGTTGGTAAAAGGAGGGGAAAGGTTTACTGATCGGCTTTCCCTGCTGAGATTTGACCCGCCGATGCTGGGATacgaaccggcaaccttccagtcactgTACAAGCCGCTTCTCTACACTTTGTGCTTCCACTGGTTCACAACTGTTATTTGTAGTTATTTGTAGAGGTTATCTGTAGTAACCTCAAAACCTTCCTGTTCTCCTTTGATTAGAGTCTGAATATTGCACTCTTGTATTATTGTTGCTACCGTTACATCCAtcttatgttattttattgttgtttttattcatacttcatatttttttgctcttattgctgtattgttttattattctttttattgatttatcttGTTGCTATTTTACTTATTACTATTGTTTTTAGTGCTTCActtttctgtgaagcactttgaactgcttgtgcatgaaatgtgctatataaataaagtttgacttaACTTATTTggctttaataaagcaaaatttCTTGTCAGTTTGCCAAGCtgcatattgttttatttgcaaCATGTAAAGTgcagatttccctttttttgacTCTTGAATTGCCTACTTGAAATCGACGCACCAGAGAAACcttattttatgtatattttgttaACCAGCATATGGACTTTCTCAGTTATTTGCTTTAATAAAGGACAAATCATTTAACAATCTTCTTTCCCTTCTACTCttaataaacaaatacataaattaaagaaaaattcTGATTTTACATATGCTACTTGTTCATAGGTTTAGCTGATGAAGATTGTGATATATAGTTGGTTTGACtgttgttgacaaaatgcacttattgtaagtcactttggacaaaagcatctgccAAATGACGtcatgtaatataatgtaatgaaaaatcCACTCCTTGCACACTGATACTCTTCCACTGTTATACATTATCAATCTGTGATTTTCAATGCATTCCCAGAgtgattttgtgatgaagtgttattTAATCTCTTAGTATCTGCACACTCACTGGATGACAGTcctcctgctgttctgcagGTTGAGCTGAAGTTCCTCCAGGATGTGGCAGCACTGCTCCAGCTCAGGAGCGCCCCCATCTGGGAAGGGCATGTGGTGCACGGTGAAGCCCCGCTGCTGGTAGGCCTCCAGCAGGGAGGGGACCCGGTACTTGTGAAGTTCACCTCTGGTGCAGAAAACAAACACGTCCTGCACTCCCTGGTTCTGGAGCTCCTCTGTTCATGAGACAGGAGGCCGGGATTCAAGTCAGCAAAACTGACAAATCACTGCTAACAGATCAAATACCTCTTATCTCCAAAAAGTCTCAGCCCTTTTTTTCCACTCAACcttttctccctcgctcttatttctttacataTCACTTACATCATCATTaaatatttgttacatttatTGGCTAACCACTGTAGCTTCcattactattggttgcttctATATGGGGGTATTAATACCCCCATATATGGGTATGGGGGTAATAATACCCCCATACTTCTAATGTTGGCAAATTGTGAATTAAAGTTAATTTTACTGTTGCAGAAATTGCAAGttgttctggataagagtgttgGCTAAATGCTGAaatagaaatgtaaatgttaaaaaattaaGACTGacattaatgtatttttgaaactaCATAAAAGGGTTTTGAAGTGGGACTTTGTGTCATGACACTGAGCACACTGATTCTAGATAAGTTAGGTAAGCCTGTTATGTCTttccaacatgctattttgagtcttgtgctttgtttccttgtgttttgtgttgttgcattttgttttgtgatggaTTAATTAGATCTAGGTAGCCTCGTTATCtttaaagtcctttgagacatgcttgtgttgaagggctttataaataaacttgacttgatgaTGCAAAATTTTAAATCagataaaaacaatgtttaaaaaaactAATATTGGTTTAGAGTTAGAACGTTT
The nucleotide sequence above comes from Centroberyx gerrardi isolate f3 chromosome 17, fCenGer3.hap1.cur.20231027, whole genome shotgun sequence. Encoded proteins:
- the cnih1 gene encoding protein cornichon homolog 1, which codes for MAFTFAAFCYMLALLLTAALIFFAIWHIIAFDELKTDYKNPIDQCNTLNPLVLPEYLIHFFFCVMFFCAAEWLTLSLNIPLLAYHVWRYMSRPVMSGPGLYDPTTIMNADILAYCQKEGWCKLAFYLLSFFYYLYGMIYVLVSS
- the cdkn3 gene encoding cyclin-dependent kinase inhibitor 3, with protein sequence MRTSEFDSSEEEDVGEEQLTPFQISWLPLSVVECSQFLGICPLPGCKYKDIRRNLQRDTEELQNQGVQDVFVFCTRGELHKYRVPSLLEAYQQRGFTVHHMPFPDGGAPELEQCCHILEELQLNLQNSRRTVIHCYGGLGRSGLIAACLLLQLSVSMTANKAIEILRELRGGGAIQTVKQYNFLHEFREKYTAYQNGKEVSTERERVPAGLENP